The following proteins come from a genomic window of Mariniflexile sp. TRM1-10:
- the gldB gene encoding gliding motility lipoprotein GldB, whose protein sequence is MKYILIFLSIIVTVFSCKNESQLENNIAKINLDAHIERFDLLFAEINSENLPKLKQAYPFMFSEKYQDSFWIEKAQDTLQKQLFKEVEKAFLNMDETELEIESLFNHLKYYFPEFHTPRIITTTSDVDYRNRIIVTDTIVVIALDTYLGSNHKFYENIPKYLREDLKKEQIVVDLATEYAEKYIYQQPRKTFLDELIYFGKQLYFKDVVIPFKMEAARIGYNKEQLDWAIANESYIWRYFVERELLFSTDAKLAGRFITPAPFSKFYLEGIDTESPGRLGQYIGWQIVRAYMQQNEVSLKDMLIKSPEEIFNNSKFKPRK, encoded by the coding sequence ATGAAGTATATATTAATTTTTTTAAGCATCATAGTAACGGTATTTTCTTGCAAAAATGAAAGTCAGTTAGAAAATAACATAGCCAAGATTAATTTAGATGCTCATATTGAAAGATTTGATTTGCTGTTTGCTGAAATTAATAGTGAAAATCTTCCTAAATTAAAGCAGGCATATCCTTTTATGTTTTCAGAAAAATATCAAGATTCTTTCTGGATTGAAAAGGCACAAGATACCTTGCAAAAACAACTATTTAAAGAGGTTGAAAAAGCGTTTTTGAATATGGATGAAACCGAATTGGAGATTGAATCTCTATTCAATCATTTAAAATATTATTTTCCAGAGTTTCATACGCCTAGAATTATTACAACGACAAGCGATGTCGATTATAGAAACCGCATTATTGTAACCGATACGATTGTGGTTATTGCATTAGATACTTATTTAGGTAGCAACCACAAATTTTATGAAAACATACCTAAATATTTAAGGGAGGATCTAAAAAAAGAACAAATAGTAGTCGATTTAGCAACAGAATATGCTGAAAAATACATCTATCAACAGCCAAGAAAGACTTTTTTGGACGAACTTATTTACTTCGGTAAACAACTGTATTTTAAAGATGTGGTTATTCCGTTTAAAATGGAGGCAGCGCGTATTGGGTACAACAAAGAACAACTTGATTGGGCCATAGCTAATGAAAGTTATATTTGGAGGTATTTTGTAGAGCGTGAATTGTTGTTTAGCACCGATGCTAAATTAGCTGGCAGATTTATTACACCTGCACCCTTTTCTAAATTTTATTTAGAAGGTATAGATACCGAATCGCCAGGGCGTTTAGGGCAATATATAGGTTGGCAAATAGTGAGGGCTTATATGCAGCAAAATGAAGTGTCTTTAAAAGACATGCTAATAAAAAGTCCTGAAGAAATTTTTAATAATTCAAAGTTTAAACCAAGAAAATAA
- the gldC gene encoding gliding motility protein GldC, whose translation MSKITSKIELNVELDANRVPEKLSWTAEDGGITNEEAKAMMLAVWDSKAQETLRIDLWTKDMPVDEMKVFFHQTLVAMSDTFHRATQDEKMTATMKDFCDYFAEKLEIKK comes from the coding sequence ATGTCGAAGATTACATCCAAAATAGAATTAAACGTAGAACTTGATGCTAACAGAGTCCCAGAGAAACTCTCTTGGACCGCTGAAGATGGCGGTATAACCAACGAGGAAGCAAAAGCGATGATGTTGGCGGTTTGGGATTCTAAAGCCCAAGAAACCTTGCGTATTGACTTATGGACTAAAGATATGCCTGTTGATGAAATGAAAGTGTTTTTCCATCAAACCCTAGTGGCAATGAGCGATACGTTTCATCGAGCGACCCAAGATGAAAAAATGACTGCTACTATGAAAGATTTCTGTGATTACTTTGCTGAAAAGTTGGAGATTAAGAAATAG
- the rodA gene encoding rod shape-determining protein RodA produces the protein MITEASRYYKFDWITIILFLLLVGFGWLNIVSASHSGDTINYLDFSQPYGKQLMFIFLTVGLIILILAIESKFYERFSSVIYIISMLSLVGLFIFGKSVNGATSWYAIGGMTIQPSEFAKAATALAVAKYVSDLNTDIKKVKDQITVFAIIALPAVLVLLQKDAGSTLVYGSFIFVLYREGLSPIYLILLLMLIVICLCSLKFGVVITSLIITVFVLGHHFTRRRKPLFIQPISIILLSILISFGVRYFYDNLLPFHQKDRITIWLSLEKDPIKLDLMKKTIAYNLNESEKAISSGGLTGRGYLEGTRTTGKFVPEQHTDYIFSTVGEEWGFVGSAAVIIVFILLFLRILHLAELQRSQFSRMYGYGVASIFFMHFFINIGMVMGIIPTIGIPLPMFSYGGSGLWGFTILLFIFIKLDSDRINQW, from the coding sequence ATGATAACGGAAGCTAGCAGATATTACAAATTTGATTGGATTACCATTATTTTATTTCTCCTGCTTGTTGGTTTTGGATGGTTAAACATTGTATCGGCTTCCCATTCTGGAGACACCATAAACTACTTGGATTTTTCGCAACCTTACGGAAAACAGCTCATGTTTATCTTTTTAACCGTAGGACTTATTATCCTTATTTTAGCGATAGAATCTAAATTCTACGAACGTTTTTCTAGTGTTATATACATTATTTCCATGCTGTCGTTGGTGGGTCTTTTTATATTTGGAAAAAGCGTTAACGGTGCGACCTCTTGGTATGCCATTGGCGGCATGACGATACAACCCAGCGAATTTGCAAAAGCCGCTACAGCGCTTGCTGTTGCAAAATACGTAAGCGACTTAAACACCGATATTAAAAAAGTTAAAGACCAAATTACTGTATTTGCTATTATTGCACTTCCTGCGGTATTAGTATTACTTCAAAAAGATGCTGGCAGTACGTTGGTTTATGGTTCTTTTATTTTTGTGTTATATAGAGAGGGCTTATCACCAATCTATTTAATCCTTCTTTTAATGCTTATTGTTATTTGCCTATGTTCCTTAAAATTTGGAGTTGTCATAACATCTCTAATCATAACAGTATTTGTATTAGGTCATCATTTTACCAGACGAAGAAAACCGTTGTTCATTCAACCTATTTCTATCATTCTACTCAGTATTTTAATTTCATTTGGTGTTCGATATTTCTACGACAACCTATTGCCTTTTCATCAAAAAGACAGAATAACTATTTGGCTAAGTCTTGAAAAAGATCCTATTAAGCTAGATCTTATGAAAAAGACCATCGCTTATAATTTAAATGAATCTGAAAAAGCCATTAGTTCTGGTGGCTTAACAGGAAGAGGTTATTTAGAAGGCACTAGAACCACCGGAAAATTTGTACCCGAACAGCATACCGATTACATTTTTAGTACCGTAGGCGAAGAATGGGGCTTTGTCGGTAGCGCAGCAGTAATTATTGTTTTTATATTACTTTTTCTTCGTATTTTGCATTTGGCCGAATTGCAACGCTCTCAATTTAGTCGCATGTATGGTTATGGGGTTGCATCCATATTTTTTATGCACTTTTTTATAAATATTGGTATGGTAATGGGCATTATCCCTACCATTGGTATTCCGTTGCCTATGTTTAGTTATGGTGGTTCAGGACTTTGGGGTTTTACCATTTTATTATTTATTTTTATTAAGTTAGATTCAGATAGAATCAACCAATGGTAA
- the nadE gene encoding NAD(+) synthase has product MQTEKVVNYIVNWLKDYATKAGVNGFVIGVSGGIDSAVTSTLCAKTGFSLLCLEMPIHQSPSQVNRALRHIEWLQEKFPKVIMTQVNLTPVFDSLVASLPPVKNEEERFMSLANTRARLRMTSLYYFAALHKYLVAGTGNKVEDFGVGFYTKYGDGGVDLSPIADLLKTEVYTIAKHLGINQDIIEAAPTDGLWGDDRTDEDQIGATYPELEWAMKMDEIGKHAEDFTGREQAVFNIYKRFNTTNKHKMIPIPICEIPNNLM; this is encoded by the coding sequence ATGCAAACAGAAAAAGTTGTAAATTATATAGTTAATTGGTTAAAAGATTACGCAACCAAAGCTGGTGTAAATGGTTTTGTTATTGGTGTGTCTGGCGGTATCGATTCTGCGGTGACTTCTACACTTTGTGCCAAAACAGGATTTTCTTTACTCTGTTTGGAAATGCCCATCCATCAATCACCTTCGCAAGTTAATAGAGCGTTGCGTCATATAGAATGGTTACAAGAAAAATTTCCAAAGGTGATTATGACGCAAGTGAATCTAACCCCTGTATTTGATAGTTTAGTTGCTTCTTTGCCTCCTGTAAAAAATGAAGAAGAGCGTTTTATGTCTTTAGCAAATACGCGAGCCCGGTTACGAATGACTTCTTTATATTATTTTGCAGCTTTACATAAATATTTAGTTGCAGGCACTGGCAATAAAGTTGAGGATTTTGGTGTTGGATTTTATACAAAATATGGCGATGGTGGTGTTGATTTAAGTCCAATTGCCGATTTGTTGAAAACAGAAGTCTATACCATTGCAAAGCATTTAGGTATTAATCAAGATATTATTGAAGCTGCACCAACTGATGGCCTTTGGGGGGATGATAGAACTGATGAAGATCAAATAGGCGCAACGTATCCAGAGCTTGAATGGGCCATGAAAATGGATGAAATAGGTAAACATGCAGAAGACTTTACGGGCAGGGAACAAGCCGTCTTTAATATATACAAACGCTTTAACACTACCAATAAACATAAGATGATTCCTATACCTATTTGCGAAATTCCTAATAATTTGATGTAA
- the def gene encoding peptide deformylase, translated as MLKNSFSVEQSKMIMSSDSLTPMRVFKITNKRDSLLLRTKSQDVKVNPNDVVLQRFVKRLYATVRDSISLGVGIAAPQVGILKNIIWVQRFDKENFPFEVYLNPVIKTYSDKKQTFREGCLSIPDRTDTLNTRAFSIVIEYDTMKAEHKTETVEGFTSVIFQHEIDHLNGILYLDHLKKEVADAKSRN; from the coding sequence ATGTTGAAGAATTCTTTTTCGGTTGAACAATCCAAAATGATAATGAGTTCAGATTCTCTAACTCCCATGCGGGTTTTCAAAATAACCAACAAAAGAGATTCGTTATTGCTTAGAACCAAAAGTCAGGACGTTAAAGTAAACCCAAACGATGTTGTTTTACAACGTTTTGTAAAAAGATTATATGCCACCGTTAGAGACAGTATATCTTTAGGCGTTGGTATTGCGGCGCCACAAGTGGGTATTTTAAAAAACATTATTTGGGTGCAACGATTTGATAAAGAAAATTTTCCTTTTGAAGTGTATTTAAATCCAGTAATTAAAACCTATTCAGATAAAAAGCAAACCTTTAGAGAAGGCTGTTTATCCATACCCGACAGAACTGATACCTTAAACACCCGAGCTTTTTCAATTGTAATTGAATACGACACGATGAAAGCTGAACATAAAACCGAAACCGTTGAAGGTTTTACATCGGTAATTTTTCAACATGAAATAGACCATTTAAATGGCATTTTGTATTTGGACCATTTGAAAAAAGAAGTGGCTGATGCTAAATCGAGAAACTAA